The following are encoded together in the Citrus sinensis cultivar Valencia sweet orange chromosome 1, DVS_A1.0, whole genome shotgun sequence genome:
- the LOC102616877 gene encoding uncharacterized protein LOC102616877 isoform X2 — protein MQKNQDRRSRSAKPATIHGCAQSGDLLAFQRLLRENPSLLNERNPVMAQTPLHVSAGYNKAEIVKSLLEWPGNDKVELEAQNMYGETPLHMAAKNGCNEAAKLLLAHGAFIEAKANEGKTPLDHLSNGPGSAKLRELLLWHSEEQRKRRALEACSETKAKMDELENELSNIVGLHELKIQLRKWAKGMLLDERRKALGLKVGARRPPHMAFLGNPGTGKTMVARILGRLLYMVGILPTDRVTEVQRTDLVGEFVGHTGPKTRRRIKEAEGGILFVDEAYRLIPMQKADDKDYGIEALEEIMSVMDGGKVVVIFAGYSEPMKRVIASNEGFCRRVTKFFHFNDFNSEELAKILHIKMNNQTEDSLLYGFKLHSSCSMDAIAALIEKETTEKQRREMNGGLVDPMLVNARENLDLRLSFDCLDTDELRTITLEDLEAGLKLLLRLGI, from the exons ATGCAGAAGAATCAAGATCGACGGTCAAGATCTGCCAAGCCCGCCACCATTCATGGCTGCGCCCAGTCTGGGGATCTTCTCGCCTTCCAGAGGCTACTTCGAGAGAACCCATCTCTTCTCAATGAAAGAAATCCCGTT ATGGCACAAACACCCCTTCATGTTTCCGCTGGTTATAACAAGGCTGAAATAGTTAAATCTCTGCTTGAATGGCCAGGAAACGATAAGGTTGAGTTGGAGGCCCAAAACATG TATGGAGAAACTCCATTGCACATGGCAGCGAAGAATGGATGTAATGAAGCTGCAAAGTTACTTCTTGCTCATGGTGCTTTTATTGAAGCCAAAGCTAAT GAGGGCAAGACTCCTCTAGATCATCTCTCAAATGGCCCAGGCAGTGCGAAGTTGCGTGAACTATTACTCTGGCACAGTGAAGAGCAGCGGAAGAGAAGAGCACTTGAAGCGTGCAGCGAAACAAAAGCCAAGATGGatgaacttgaaaatgaaCTATCAAACATTGTGGGATTGCATGAGCTCAAGATACAACTTCgaaaatgggcaaaagggatGCTTCTGGATGAGAGGCGCAAAGCCCTTGGTTTGAAAGTTGGTGCTAGAAGACCTCCCCATATGGCATTCCTTGGAAATCCTGGAACAG GGAAAACTATGGTAGCTCGAATTCTCGGAAGATTATTGTATATGGTGGGAATTCTGCCTACTGACAGGGTAACCGAAGTACAGCGAACAGATTTGGTTGGTGAATTTGTTGGTCATACTGGACCAAAGACTAGAAGAAGG ATAAAAGAAGCTGAGGGAGGAATTCTTTTTGTGGACGAAGCTTATCGATTAATACCCATGCAGAAAGCAGATGATAAAGACTATGGCATAGAAGCCTTAGAAGAGATCATGTCTGTTATGGATGGCGGAAAAGTTGTAGTCATATTTGCTGGCTACAGTGAACCAATGAAGCGCGTAATTGCTTCTAATGAAGGCTTCTGCCGAAGGGTAACcaagttttttcattttaatgatTTCAATTCTGAAGAGTTGGCCAAGATCCTCCATATCAAGATGAACAATCAAACAGAGGATAGCTTGTTGTATGGATTTAAGCTGCACTCTTCTTGTAGCATGGATGCAATTGCAGCACtcatagaaaaagaaacaacagaAAAGCAGCGCAGGGAGATGAATGGAGGTTTAGTGGATCCGATGCTAGTCAATGCAAGGGAGAATTTGGACCTTAGGCTCAGTTTTGACTGTTTAGACACTGATGAATTGCGCACCATCACCTTAGAGGATTTGGAAGCAGGTCTAAAGCTTTTATTACGCTTAGGCATTTAg
- the LOC102616877 gene encoding uncharacterized protein LOC102616877 isoform X1 — MQKNQDRRSRSAKPATIHGCAQSGDLLAFQRLLRENPSLLNERNPVMAQTPLHVSAGYNKAEIVKSLLEWPGNDKVELEAQNMYGETPLHMAAKNGCNEAAKLLLAHGAFIEAKANNGMTPLHLSVWYSIRSEDYATVKTLLEYNADCSAKDNEGKTPLDHLSNGPGSAKLRELLLWHSEEQRKRRALEACSETKAKMDELENELSNIVGLHELKIQLRKWAKGMLLDERRKALGLKVGARRPPHMAFLGNPGTGKTMVARILGRLLYMVGILPTDRVTEVQRTDLVGEFVGHTGPKTRRRIKEAEGGILFVDEAYRLIPMQKADDKDYGIEALEEIMSVMDGGKVVVIFAGYSEPMKRVIASNEGFCRRVTKFFHFNDFNSEELAKILHIKMNNQTEDSLLYGFKLHSSCSMDAIAALIEKETTEKQRREMNGGLVDPMLVNARENLDLRLSFDCLDTDELRTITLEDLEAGLKLLLRLGI; from the exons ATGCAGAAGAATCAAGATCGACGGTCAAGATCTGCCAAGCCCGCCACCATTCATGGCTGCGCCCAGTCTGGGGATCTTCTCGCCTTCCAGAGGCTACTTCGAGAGAACCCATCTCTTCTCAATGAAAGAAATCCCGTT ATGGCACAAACACCCCTTCATGTTTCCGCTGGTTATAACAAGGCTGAAATAGTTAAATCTCTGCTTGAATGGCCAGGAAACGATAAGGTTGAGTTGGAGGCCCAAAACATG TATGGAGAAACTCCATTGCACATGGCAGCGAAGAATGGATGTAATGAAGCTGCAAAGTTACTTCTTGCTCATGGTGCTTTTATTGAAGCCAAAGCTAAT AATGGGATGACACCATTACACCTTTCCGTCTGGTACTCTATTCGGTCTGAAGACTACGCAACTGTTAAGACATTGCTTGAGTATAATGCTGACTGCAGTGCTAAGGACAAT GAGGGCAAGACTCCTCTAGATCATCTCTCAAATGGCCCAGGCAGTGCGAAGTTGCGTGAACTATTACTCTGGCACAGTGAAGAGCAGCGGAAGAGAAGAGCACTTGAAGCGTGCAGCGAAACAAAAGCCAAGATGGatgaacttgaaaatgaaCTATCAAACATTGTGGGATTGCATGAGCTCAAGATACAACTTCgaaaatgggcaaaagggatGCTTCTGGATGAGAGGCGCAAAGCCCTTGGTTTGAAAGTTGGTGCTAGAAGACCTCCCCATATGGCATTCCTTGGAAATCCTGGAACAG GGAAAACTATGGTAGCTCGAATTCTCGGAAGATTATTGTATATGGTGGGAATTCTGCCTACTGACAGGGTAACCGAAGTACAGCGAACAGATTTGGTTGGTGAATTTGTTGGTCATACTGGACCAAAGACTAGAAGAAGG ATAAAAGAAGCTGAGGGAGGAATTCTTTTTGTGGACGAAGCTTATCGATTAATACCCATGCAGAAAGCAGATGATAAAGACTATGGCATAGAAGCCTTAGAAGAGATCATGTCTGTTATGGATGGCGGAAAAGTTGTAGTCATATTTGCTGGCTACAGTGAACCAATGAAGCGCGTAATTGCTTCTAATGAAGGCTTCTGCCGAAGGGTAACcaagttttttcattttaatgatTTCAATTCTGAAGAGTTGGCCAAGATCCTCCATATCAAGATGAACAATCAAACAGAGGATAGCTTGTTGTATGGATTTAAGCTGCACTCTTCTTGTAGCATGGATGCAATTGCAGCACtcatagaaaaagaaacaacagaAAAGCAGCGCAGGGAGATGAATGGAGGTTTAGTGGATCCGATGCTAGTCAATGCAAGGGAGAATTTGGACCTTAGGCTCAGTTTTGACTGTTTAGACACTGATGAATTGCGCACCATCACCTTAGAGGATTTGGAAGCAGGTCTAAAGCTTTTATTACGCTTAGGCATTTAg